GGGTTTTAAATAGTAAAGCCACCTCTGCATTCAATCCACtgctaattttatattatggtGTTGATTTCAATGTGGCAAGTGTGGCCGAATTCTGATGTCATGTCTGGGATATgacttatgaaaataaaaaaataacaattatgaTTCTTCAATAAACAGTTGGGATTGTATGCTATAATGTTATGGTAAATGATGGTGCAGTTGGTTTAATTGTATTGGTCTCGGATGGATGGATCCTCGACATTGTTCCAGTGTCAACAGACGCGCTGTATCACTGCGCCGGCGCAACGCATGGCCGCTTCAACTAATAGGACCATACCGAGATATGTAAATGTACAAACTGAGATAGCACTGCATACATAATACTTACTGAACATGGTCACAATCACAATGGATAAACTTAATACCCACTTAAATCCTCTTTTAATCTTTGGGATTTATGCAATTACTCTCTGATCACTCTCATAAAGCATTTGTTAAATCCAGACTTTCATGCACCTGTTTGTTATGCTCTGCAACTGAAAGTGAAACAATGTGATCTGTCAGAGTCGACGTgctaatacaaaaatttaaatttttcaaaacataGTTTGGAGCAATTGTACAGTATATTCCATATACGGCAGGGCTTTCAAACGAACCTATGTgaattagaaatattttggTCTGACTGTGATATTCCACCTGTTCCAGTTTAACTTGGCATGTCAAGAGTGGAAGCGCACCCTGGTGGGCACCATCCATAATGTGGGCATGCTGGTCTCGCTGCCCATTCTTGGATACATATCAGATCGGTAATAATTTCCACTTTTAATCTTATCTTTACGATCATATTAAACttacgaatttttaaattcgaaatcTAATATATATTCGAATCGAAATAATTTAGTGCTGTTACAATTTCTGgcataataatagttttgtaGGTTGATCAAATACGGAtaaggtttccctgcaaaggttgcggaggtaagATGGGAGCTGCCTCGTGTAAAAAATTTGATGAACGGATCGGATCTGAAAGACGGATAGACAGACGACGTTAAAATCCTTAACACGTTTGTTTCCCTTCGTGGCAAATGGCTCAAATGTTTGGGTTTAAAAGTGCCTTTAAATTgatctgacggcctctgtggcgcagcagtaaTACGCTTGCCAGTGCATCGGGTACGATCCCGGGCAGGGGATGATGAGaaacgtattttattttgaattaacaGGACTTGACATGAcgcttaacatatttttttatgaatcttTCGTTTTCGTTAGTTGGGGCCGCAAACGCGCGCTGATCCTCAGTTGTACCTTAGTGGGGGCCATCGGGTCGCTGAAGGCGTTCTCCGTCTCGTACGAGATGTACGTCGTCATAGAGTTCCTCGAGACCGTCGCCGGGGCCAGCGCCTTCCCCGCCGCCTATATTCTCAGTTAGTATCACTTCTATGTTTATTCACTAAATGTTACTAACTGATACCTAAAAGTTAGTTTTATCAATAATTTGAAggtgattattttaaatatcggTTAATAggtttattgaattaaaaaatcattcaaaTTGAACAATCATATTCAAGGGGATAAAATGACtgtgaaatatatattatgtatattaatgtTCTATTCAAACTGTGTACAACATTTAAACAAACGTTTTGTTTTACAGCAATTGAACTCTTGGGCCAAGATAAGCGAGTGCTGACGACGGCCTTCCTTGGCATAATGTTGGTATTGGGCGGCCTTAGCTTTGCTCTCCTCGCCAAAACCTTCCACTACTGGCGCACATTCATCATAGTTGTCTACCCGCCCTCGTTACTATTCATATCCTACATCTACTTACTGCCTGAGAGTATTCGCTGGTTGCTCTCCAAAGGCCGGAAAGAAGAAGCGGTTGAGATTATAATGAGGGCAGCAAAGATGAACAACGTCACGTTGTCGGAGGAGACAATGAAGCAACTCACGGAAGAAAAGCCCAAAGAGACGAAGAAAGAAGAGAAACAAGAGGAGAGTGGTCTGTGGATGCAGGTAAGTTAAAAAACTTGTGGAGATATCACGCTCGTTATAGGCAAGTTGCTATATATGTGTTTAAAACTCTGCGTGTGTGTTTCTAATACGGCATCATAATGTTTCAAACAGATTAACTTTGTTTGTGCAGGTGCTGCGTTCTCCAATCATCATGACACGCCTTGCCATTTGCTCCTGGTGGTGGATTACTTGCACCTTCGTCTTCTACGGTCTCGCCATCAACAGCGTCTCTCTGGCGGGGGACAAGTACACCAACTACATGTTGGTGGTGAGCGTGGAGGTGGTGGCGGTGGTCACCAACGCGCTGGTGCTGGACCGCGTGGGCAGGAAGCGGACGCTGCTGGTCGCGTACACTGTTTGTGGGTTGTCCTGTGTCGCTATCGCTTTTGTTCCTAAAAGTAAGCGGACCTTTATTTATCTCTACGTTATTTTGAAATCAATTGTTATCCGTATAGCGCAGTATCAGCCATGTAATGGTAAGtatgtaataatgtaattGGTTGGTGTTATTACGAGTAGTACGACTGCTTTCTTGTAAAAGAAACGTTATAGTATTTTGCTGTTCTAAATGCATTTTATTCGTGAATTTTGTGTATTTGCACTGCTTTTTACTGTTTGTTGAAATTTACGCATTCaagaattgttttttgtttccttaattttattaaaaatcatttaattttcagtCTCTTACCTAATGAACCTGTACCTAATGAAAAATctgttactttttattccagGCCTGGCGTGGCTAGCGACCTTGCTGTACTTGGTGGGCAAGATCGCCATCACGCAGGCCTTCAGCGGCATCTACATGTACACGTCGGAGCTGTTCCCCACGCACGCGCGCCACTCGCTGCTCGGCTTCTGCTCCATGGTGGGCAGGATTGGCTCCATCGTGGCTCCGCAGATGCCGCTATTGGTAAGAATTATGTTGTAACAATGGCAAGAAATAGAACTATATATAGAAAAGTCTCTGCCCTTCAGTTTTGAAATtagatatgtaaattttaagcagtttttaaattttttacgaaggataataaaataaaataaaatataaaatctgcGCGATAAAAtctggataattttttttgcaataatcttTTTATACGGAAATCAATTATTCACAAATTGCCCTCGGATCACACCGGTCAATATGTTACCTTTGAGAAAGAGtccttaaacaatttaaataatgataaaattatgtgtagacctctttcttccaaaaacataagaaaatttaaaataaacattgcaaatcaattaaatactttaacatattctggaaataatcctaatgaacattataacaatttatttaatatgatttctGCTGAATACTCAAAAAGGTTCAAGCAGAAACAAGTCAATATTCGTAATAGATTACAGTTCAGTGAATGGGCTACATTAGGTATTCACAAGAGTAGGAATAAGTTATATGACTTATATGCccagaaacaatacaattttgaccccagttttgtagaatatgtcaaaaattattcaaaattatttaaaaaagtttgcagGCAAGCCAAGTCTTTTcacataagtagtaaaataaacaacgcaccaaataaaattaaagaaacatggaacattattaataaagaatctggcaaaatcaaagatagagacagtattaaacaaatatcatccggtaacaaaagtatttctaaaactcaggacatagtaaatgcttttgataatttctttgcaaaaatcCCTGTGGAGCTAACTTCTGACGTTGACTCTTGTCCATTGCGCGCTGAAaccctacttaataataacacaactcccatcaaatctgtctttaaatttaaatatgttaactctgatattatattaaaggcgttcaaacaacttaatttgaaaaagtctgaagaccattggggtatgtctgttagtatcataagtcaaatcatagatattattgcatctgatctagcttttatatttaatgaatgtattgatgagggtatttttccaaatttaatgaaatgtagcaaattaatacctctattcaaaaaaggggagaaaacagtccttggcaattatagacctatttctatattgccagttttgagcaaggtgtttgagaagatgatgcttaatcaaatgcaacaatattttaaaatcaataacattttccattcccaacaatatgggttcactgccgggaagtccaccactgatgcgggagtagcacttgttactcaaatctatgacgcgtgggagagttcacaggattcagttggagtcttttgcgatctctctaaagcatttgattgcgtagatcatcagacacttttgcgtaaacttcgtcaatatgggtttgaccacaaatcaactaaactaatggcatcctatttgactgataggcttcaaactgtagatattaatggagtaaagtcaagcggatcaagcgtctcaatgggtgttcctcagggctcaattttaggaccattcctcttcttggtatatgtcaatgacctgccttttatggtggaaaaacaggcgggtatagtgctgtttgccgatgacacttctttaatatttaaattagatcgccatagcgaaaatgtaagttcggttaataatatactgtcggccatatctatctggttctcaaccaacaatcttcttttaaatgctaataagacccaatgcattaaatttacccttccaaacgtaaggcaggccaatactgacataatactggaaggccagaaattagaatttgttgaaaatacaaagtttttaggaattataattgatgcaaagctacagtggggtgctcatatttctaaactatccaatagacttagctctgccgcttatgctgttaggaggatccgacaattgacagatgtagctacagctaggcttgtttatttcagctattttcatagcttgttatcttatggtttacttttatggggtagcgcggctgatatacaaactatttttataattcagaaaagggccgttcgcgcaatttacggcttaggaccaagagactcgttaagacaactctttaagaaaataaacatacctacagtagcgtcccagtacatttttgatcttataatgtatgttaggaaaaatacctctttttttcaaaaagttagtgccacaactgatagaaatttacgtaataaacataaattagtcatgccgtttcataggcttagcaaagtcagtaaatcatttatggggaactgtatacgattttataataggttgccggagtctgttcttgatatgccctaccgaaaattcaaagagtatgtaaagaaagtactttgtgagaaggcttattataggactgatgattaccttaatgataaaaacatctggctcgagcttggcacaggaacctcgtaattaattgtagtttaatttgaacttaaatcaaaatttcagtacactctgtacataaatctttttaaaattggcaatccataaaatatatatatatatatatatatttcttttttcaatattaaatctcataaatatataaatctcccgtgaacaatgtattctcccgtccacattatattctaagtataatttaatattgtgaagttgacgttgttaaagaaaatgctgcagtgcagtttgttaccgcttcttctgcactgacgccttggaagcggcagtaaacttagtttttaagtaatatatttgacgtcaaccaagttgttaaaccatacgacaattattaagcgatataataatatcctataataatgaataaaaattttgaattttttgaattttgaagttAGTTTGGGGTTagaagtttttaataataattaataatgcaatattcatatttaatttctatttttctttaacttaGATTCAAATCACTTTTTGTAACGGAATGGCATATGTGCTTCGATAGGAGTAGTGTTATCtttgtaatgaaataatttacattaagAAGTGGCTCACCCTTGCCTTCAATGTGATCTGTCTCTAGAAAACGTCTTCCAtctttgttgtttattgtttgctattggttaatttataatttggttACAGGCAATATACGTAGAGTGGCTGCCGTCAGTGCTGTTCGGGGCGACGGCGTTAATCGCAGGCGCGTTGATGCTGACCACTCCCGAGACCCTGAACACGAGGCTCCCCGACACCATCCAGGAAGCGGAGCAGATCAAGAACCAGCCACGAAGCAACGAGATGCAGATGAATAATACCAGTTAACCAACAACCATGTCTAGTGTGTCTTTAAAGATAGTCTAACAGAAGatgactaaaatatttttgacaatcTCACAGATTACCCAATTGAGTGAGCTAAGGTAGCTAGAGATAGTTTAAGTTTGGTTGCCGGAGATGAGTGTGTGAGATCTGATAGCATTAAGCAGCACGAATATCTGGTACGGATTTATAATATGGGTGATTTACTTTACTTGAGACTTTGTCTAGAGAAAATATACCCTCTAGTTGTtaaagtattataataaaagtgaTAAGTGAAAGATTTACAttgttatcaataaaaataggtaatatTCATATACAAGTTTTATGCCAACTCATGTTTTTAGGATTACTATTATTCACTACGATTTTGACAACATATGTTTGGTGCGGAATGATTGTTATGGTTATTGTGCTGTGATATTCATATtcattaaaagataaaatttcaatttatagaTTCTTTTTCGACGTTTGAATGTACTCTGTTTTCATAAGACAGTGAAAAAACTATTTGTCAGCAAACTACCTACTGCCTACTAAGATATTTGAGATCCTTAATaatcaattttgaaattgaatcaatcattatatttttatttgaagtatCAATGATTATGGTTATTTCAATCCAaatatgcataaaattataatattgccAAAATTAATACCAGGTCGTAAAGGCCTTGAATCAACCTTGTAACTTCAACGTATTTGTTGGATATTAATATAAGCTGACCTGACCTTGTCcgtatcaataaattattacaattcgtaggtatatatgttattAGGACGTTAATGCGTTATCTAATTGATATTTCAAAGTGATTTGTGATAAGTTCCCAAACTATTGctctgttttgttttgtttcggGGTAAAGAttcatattcaaattttttattaattatacatattatgggAAATCTCGTACATCAGTTTAGTCTCTCGCATACACTAAAGAGATTCTAGTATCATtaacatttgtaaaatttttgtcaaatTGTTTTGTAGGTTTTTTATGGTATAACTTACCGTAACTtcaaattatatgtacatatgtatgtgtttgaTAATGTTTTCGATCTTTCATTTCAactgtgaaaatatttaatgtacaaTGCTGGTTGAGTCAGCTATTTAATGTAAAGCATAAttaatagactatttatttagtaaataaatgacattaaattatacagattcattgtttgtattttttttttggggcCAAGGTCTGGTCCCCAACTTTATTTGGGGACCAGACCTTGGCTCCATTATCTGAGTTAGCAATAAGCATAGTAGGTAGTTTTTGAAACTCTTTCTTTagcatttttgtattttcatcaaaaactATATGATGtttagacatacatatgtagagAGATAggtgaatttcaattaaataaattttaagaatcaAATAAATGCTAAATAGAAGAAGGCTTTATTAGTTAACAGATCACTTATTGAGTTGACGTTTGCTGAGGCTCTCGGCCTCCTCCATGGTGTTGGGCAGCTTGGTGTTGAGCGTCTCCGGCGTGGTGAAGATCAGGATCCCGGACAGCAGCGCGAACCCCCCGAACAATATTTGTGGCAGCGGCTCCCACACCTCTGTACCCTGAAATAACATGTACAATATTATCAGACTTTAATCAAACAAAACTAAAgaaatcattaaataaaagtcaatcgaccaattaaaaaaaattgaggcTTATCAGATAATCTTGTGCTGTTTTATAAGCTGGGGAGGAGAATGCAAAGGACATGAAATCGGAAGGGGAGGGTGAATGAGAAGTTAGTAACACTCGTAtgagaaaatttttattacaggaCACGACTCTTCCATATTAACGAACAATGCACGCATTTTCATTCAATGTTTGAGATTCCTTATGGTAGTAGAGTAACTATACGAAATACAAATACCCAATTAAGTAATACTCACAAGAGCGGGAGTGAGTGGCGCCGTGATGGAGCCGAGCCGGCCCACCATGGAGGCGAAGGCGACAAGGCTGTGGCGGTACTTGGTGGGGAACAGCTCGGCCGTGTACACGTACACCGACGTCATCACCACCGCGATGCTGTACTTCCCCACCAGGTACACCGCCATCGATAGCCCGGCGTGGCctgcaaatataaaacacgtaaaatctttaatttgtaTGATTTGCGTAGATTGGTGccgaattttaaaatcaacagATGAT
Above is a window of Amyelois transitella isolate CPQ chromosome 8, ilAmyTran1.1, whole genome shotgun sequence DNA encoding:
- the LOC106137453 gene encoding organic cation transporter protein-like isoform X1, which translates into the protein MEKSSGNIGKPVAAEVVSPASEGFDTERLMRELGQGRLFHLMNYGLLAVTVFMAAIYGINYVFLAGDVSYRCVVPECELSNSTEYHPAWLAGALPPAGRQQRCSRREPLGAAAGCGAGTAFAEELRPCDQWLYASWDTIVAEFNLACQEWKRTLVGTIHNVGMLVSLPILGYISDRWGRKRALILSCTLVGAIGSLKAFSVSYEMYVVIEFLETVAGASAFPAAYILTIELLGQDKRVLTTAFLGIMLVLGGLSFALLAKTFHYWRTFIIVVYPPSLLFISYIYLLPESIRWLLSKGRKEEAVEIIMRAAKMNNVTLSEETMKQLTEEKPKETKKEEKQEESGLWMQVLRSPIIMTRLAICSWWWITCTFVFYGLAINSVSLAGDKYTNYMLVVSVEVVAVVTNALVLDRVGRKRTLLVAYTVCGLSCVAIAFVPKSLAWLATLLYLVGKIAITQAFSGIYMYTSELFPTHARHSLLGFCSMVGRIGSIVAPQMPLLAIYVEWLPSVLFGATALIAGALMLTTPETLNTRLPDTIQEAEQIKNQPRSNEMQMNNTS
- the LOC106137453 gene encoding organic cation transporter protein-like isoform X2 — encoded protein: MGEGKAVRDSCQGGGVDTERVMSELGARSRFHRFQLLVYALAGAAPWTAALYSTNYIFLAADVPYRCVVPECELSNSTEYHPAWLAGALPPAGRQQRCSRREPLGAAAGCGAGTAFAEELRPCDQWLYASWDTIVAEFNLACQEWKRTLVGTIHNVGMLVSLPILGYISDRWGRKRALILSCTLVGAIGSLKAFSVSYEMYVVIEFLETVAGASAFPAAYILTIELLGQDKRVLTTAFLGIMLVLGGLSFALLAKTFHYWRTFIIVVYPPSLLFISYIYLLPESIRWLLSKGRKEEAVEIIMRAAKMNNVTLSEETMKQLTEEKPKETKKEEKQEESGLWMQVLRSPIIMTRLAICSWWWITCTFVFYGLAINSVSLAGDKYTNYMLVVSVEVVAVVTNALVLDRVGRKRTLLVAYTVCGLSCVAIAFVPKSLAWLATLLYLVGKIAITQAFSGIYMYTSELFPTHARHSLLGFCSMVGRIGSIVAPQMPLLAIYVEWLPSVLFGATALIAGALMLTTPETLNTRLPDTIQEAEQIKNQPRSNEMQMNNTS